Proteins encoded together in one Telopea speciosissima isolate NSW1024214 ecotype Mountain lineage chromosome 4, Tspe_v1, whole genome shotgun sequence window:
- the LOC122660354 gene encoding protein ALTERED PHOSPHATE STARVATION RESPONSE 1-like, producing MGCSTSKLDNEEVVQLCKDRKKFIKQALEQRTRFASGHIAYIQSLKRVSAALRNYIEGDEPREFFLDLFSTPPFTPVKKTCPSVISSKPFSTPPPIQSESNSACRVNYMRSGGNQSISVKERPQSPETVRIESYSPRHHYGIDGFFAMQPSSINSSFFSSSLNTPSFPPPSPQISQWDFFWNPFSSLDSYGYPTRLSLEQTVMDEETAGLRQVREEEGIPDLEEEVEEQDEQEVTTEARAKIDMNCANHADEVIIEDDTETDSETDTTHEVKGLQSHGATSIEGSQAQNTVEVSNQVRAECDREDKEETPGFTVYVNRRPISMAELIKDLETQFMIVCNSANEVSTMLEASKAQYSSTSNELTAMRMLNPVALFHSASSRSSSSRFLNNSSSSRDDGYESSSDFSEESCMFLGSHQSTLDRLYAWEKKLYEEVKSGERIRIAYDKKCMQLRNQDMKGEEPSVVHKTRAAIRDLHTQIKVSIHSVEAVSKRIETLMGEELQPQLLELIQGLAKMWKVMAECHRKQKQTIDEAKLLLAGTPIKLAEQKLGEMSPHEPPHRLARSAANLEIELRNWRACFESWIAAQRSYVHALIGWLLQYVRTDPETSSKLPFSPRHSGGGGAPPPPPIYGICVQWSRFLDDICDDPVIDGLEFFAAGMGSLYTQQLDDSRRAPMGSKRFSPVSSGRNMEIMEVLEEEEVMSGEKMAQVAIRVLCAGMSVAMSSLMEFAISSAEGYADLVKQWENATWTQGTTNKAAM from the exons atgggatGTTCTACATCAAAGCTGGATAATGAAGAGGTTGTCCAGCTTTGTAAAGACAGGAAGAAATTTATTAAACAGGCCCTTGAGCAGAGAACTCGATTTGCCTCAGGACACATTGCTTACATACAATCCTTAAAGCGTGTGTCTGCTGCCCTTCGTAATTATATTGAGGGAGATGAACCCCGTGagtttttcttggatttgttcAGTACCCCACCTTTTACACCTGTAAAGAAAACATGTCCAAGTGTCATCTCATCAAAACCCTTCTCAACTCCACCCCCAATTCAGTCCGAAAGCAACTCAGCTTGCAGAGTGAATTACATGAGATCAGGTGGGAATCAATCCATTTCTGTCAAGGAGAGACCCCAATCACCAGAAACTGTGAGAATCGAGTCCTACTCCCCAAGGCACCACTATGGGATTGATGGGTTCTTTGCAATGCAGCCATCCTCCATAAACTCGTCATTCTTTTCTTCATCACTGAACACGCCAAGTTTTCCTCCGCCATCGCCTCAGATTTCACAATGGGACTTCTTTTGGAATCCCTTCTCCTCATTGGATTCATATGGTTACCCCACCCGCTTAAGTCTTGAGCAGACTGTCATGGATGAGGAGACTGCAGGCCTCAGACaggttcgtgaagaagaaggaatccctgatttagaagaggaagttgAAGAACAAGATGAACAGGAAGTAACAACAGAAGCAAGAGCTAAAATTGATATGAATTGTGCTAACCATGCTGATGAAGTCATTATTGAAGACGATACTGAAACTGACAGTGAAACTGATACTACACATGAAGTAAAAGGACTACAATCCCATGGTGCGACGAGCATTGAAGGGTCACAAGCACAGAATACAGTAGAAGTCAGTAATCAAGTTAGGGCAGAGTGTGATcgagaagacaaagaagaaactcCCGGGTTTACTGTTTATGTAAATCGAAGACCAATAAGTATGGCAGAGCTCATCAAGGATCTTGAAACTCAGTTCATGATAGTTTGCAATTCGGCTAATGAGGTCTCAACAATGTTGGAAGCTAGCAAAGCTCAGTACTCTTCAACCTCAAATGAGCTCACAG CTATGAGAATGTTGAATCCAGTTGCTTTGTTCCATTCGGCATCATCGcggtcatcctcatcgagattcCTCAACAATTCTTCAAGTTCTAGGGATGATGGTTATGAAAGCAGTAGTGACTTCTCTGAGGAGTCTTGTATGTTCTTGGGGAGTCATCAATCAACACTCGATAGATTATATGCTTGGGAGAAGAAGCTATATGAAGAAGTCAAG TCTGGAGAACGGATTCGCATTGCTTACGACAAGAAATGTATGCAGCTAAGAAACCAAGATATGAAAGGAGAGGAACCTTCTGTGGTGCATAAAACTAGAGCTGCAATAAGAGATCTCCATACCCAGATCAAAGTTTCAATACACTCGGTTGAAGCAGTTTCGAAGAGAATCGAAACTTTAATGGGTGAGGAATTGCAACCACAGCTTCTGGAATTGATACAAGG GTTAGCAAAGATGTGGAAAGTGATGGCAGAGTGTCATCGAAAACAGAAGCAAACAATAGACGAAGCCAAGCTCTTGTTAGCTGGTACACCAATAAAATTGGCTGAGCAGAAACTTGGTGAAATGTCACCACATGAACCACCGCACAGGCTTGCTCGATCAGCTGCGAATCTTGAGATAGAGCTTCGGAACTGGAGAGCCTGTTTTGAGTCATGGATCGCTGCTCAACGATCCTATGTCCATGCACTTATAGGATGGCTCCTCCAATATGTAAGAACTGACCCAGAAACATCATCGAAATTGCCATTCTCTCCTCGACACTCTGGTGGAGGAggagctcctcctcctcctcccatttATGGAATTTGTGTTCAGTGGTCCAGATTCCTTGATGACATCTGTGATGACCCTGTGATCGATGGGCTCGAATTCTTTGCAGCAGGGATGGGATCATTGTATACACAGCAACTAGATGATTCTCGCCGAGCTCCAATGGGATCTAAGCGATTCTCACCTGTTTCTTCTGGTAGGAATATGGAGATTATGGAGGTGCTGGAAGAGGAGGAGGTGATGAGTGGGGAAAAAATGGCTCAGGTTGCCATTAGAGTCTTGTGTGCTGGGATGTCAGTTGCCATGAGCTCTCTAATGGAATTTGCAATAAGCTCCGCAGAGGGGTATGCTGATCTGGTTAAGCAATGGGAGAATGCGACATGGACACAAGGGACCACCAATAAGGCTGCCATGTAA